Proteins encoded together in one Camelus dromedarius isolate mCamDro1 chromosome 11, mCamDro1.pat, whole genome shotgun sequence window:
- the TOB2 gene encoding protein Tob2 translates to MQLEIKVALNFIISYLYNKLPRRRADLFGEELERLLKKKYEGHWYPDKPLKGSGFRCVHIGEIVDPVVELAAKRSGLAVEDVRANVPEELSVWIDPYEVSYQIGEKGAVKVLYLDDSEGCVAPELDKEIKSSFNPDAQVFVPIGSQDSSLSNSPSPSFGQSPSPTFIPRSAQPITFTTASFAATKFGSTKMKKGGGAAGGGGVASSGASSQQPPQQQPRMARSPTNNLLKQKNLSLSLHSLNFITANPAPQSQLSPNAKEFVYNGGASPSLFFDGADGQGSGTPAPFGGSGAGTCNSSSFDMAQVFGGGTNSLFLEKTPFVEGLSYNLNTMQYPSQPFQPVVLAN, encoded by the coding sequence ATGCAGCTGGAGATCAAAGTGGCCCTGAACTTCATCATCTCCTACCTGTACAACAAGCTGCCCCGGCGCCGGGCAGACCTGTTTGGTGAGGAGCTAGAGCGGCtcttgaaaaagaaatatgaaggCCACTGGTACCCTGACAAGCCACTGAAGGGCTCTGGCTTCCGCTGTGTCCACATTGGGGAGATCGTGGACCCCGTGGTGGAGCTGGCCGCCAAGCGGAGTGGCCTCGCGGTGGAGGATGTGCGGGCCAATGTTCCTGAGGAGCTGAGCGTCTGGATTGACCCTTACGAGGTGTCCTACCAGATCGGCGAGAAGGGAGCTGTGAAGGTGCTGTATCTGGATGACAGCGAGGGCTGTGTTGCCCCAGAGCTGGACAAGGAGATCAAGAGCAGCTTCAACCCTGATGCCCAGGTGTTTGTGCCCATCGGCAGCCAGGACAGCTCCCTGTCCAACTCCCCATCACCATCCTTTGGCCAGTCGCCCAGCCCCACCTTCATTCCCCGCTCTGCCCAGCCCATCACTTTTACCACAGCCTCCTTCGCAGCCACCAAGTTTGGCTCCACCAAGATGAAGAAGGGTGGCGGGGCAGCGGGTGGGGGTGGTGTGGCCAGCAGTGGGGCAAGCAGCCAGCAGCCCCCACAGCAGCAGCCTCGCATGGCCCGCTCTCCCACTAACAACCTGCTGAAACAGAAgaacctctctctgtctctgcattCACTGAACTTCATCACCGCCAACCCGGCCCCTCAGTCCCAGCTCTCACCCAATGCCAAGGAGTTCGTGTACAACGGCGgtgcctctcccagcctcttcttTGATGGGGCCGATGGCCAGGGCAGTGGCACCCCGGCCCCCTTTGGGGGCAGTGGGGCTGGCACCTGCAACAGCAGCAGCTTCGACATGGCCCAGGTATTTGGAGGTGGCACCAATAGCCTCTTCCTGGAGAAGACACCCTTCGTGGAAGGCCTCAGCTACAACCTGAACACCATGCAGTACCCCAGCCAGCCGTTCCAGCCGGTCGTGCTGGCCAACTGA